The following are encoded together in the Juglans microcarpa x Juglans regia isolate MS1-56 chromosome 2D, Jm3101_v1.0, whole genome shotgun sequence genome:
- the LOC121249604 gene encoding psbQ-like protein 3, chloroplastic translates to MMAFTTPLVLQPNLSRYPHPPTFTCCFKPSFRSREMPQKVILGSNFRRRIAGIAAIVSVLLASPEVSDGFEFNMVVPGTTYEEAKSGIRGHAQALLGIKSLIESESWVEAQKVLRKNSSYLKQDLYTIIQGKPGSERPELRKLYSNLFNNATKLDYAAKYKDASLVWQCYENIVLALNEILSRI, encoded by the exons ATGATGGCGTTTACGACACCATTGGTCTTACAACCCAACCTGTCACGTTATCCTCATCCTCCAACCTTCACCTGCTGTTTTAAACCGTCTTTTAGGTCCAGAGAGATGCCCCAGAAGGTCATACTCGGTTCTAATTTCCGTAGAAGAATAGCTGGAATAGCAGCAATAGTGTCAGTACTATTGGCCAGTCCGGAGGTTTCTGATGGATTCGAGTTTAACATGGTAGTACCAGGTACAACGTACGAAGAGGCAAAGAGTGGAATCAGAGGCCATGCTCAAGCTTTGCTAGGTATAAAATCTCTGATAGAGTCAGAGTCGTGGGTAGAAGCACAGAAGGTGCTAAGGAAGAACTCGTCCTACCTGAAACAGGACTTGTATACCATAATCCAAGGGAAGCCCGGAAGTGAGAGGCCCGAGCTAAGGAAGTTGTATTCCAATCTCTTCAATAATGCTACCAAA CTAGATTATGCAGCAAAGTATAAAGATGCATCGCTTGTCTGGCAGTGCTACGAGAACATTGTTCTGGCTCTCAATGAGATTTTATCCAGAATATAA